The Cellulosilyticum sp. I15G10I2 genome has a segment encoding these proteins:
- a CDS encoding substrate-binding domain-containing protein has product MNMKTSNKHGKIIPLVICCSISAIILTTLCGIFYFRQKLLAAASSNAISYEKYDKHYALITSNKDSPFWESVYEEAKIEAKKHNAYVEYIGKSLSAAYDIQVLLRIAIDSAVDGIIIEASENLEVAELINEAVEKGIVVITVLKDSPKSERQSFIGINNYNLGQTYGQQVLNIWDEDTRRILVLMDSNKQDTNQNVIYSSIKETILQETDKSKQLDIRTVTVNNENTFSSEEVIRDIIMDTNNLPDIIICLNSIDTRCAYQAVVDHNKVGQINILGYYNSEDILKAVQKEIIHSTISIDAKQMGALCVQALDEYKTTGRVSNYLPVDTHLITLKNVNKYLKNEN; this is encoded by the coding sequence ATGAATATGAAAACATCTAATAAACATGGGAAAATAATACCTTTAGTTATATGCTGTAGTATAAGTGCAATCATCCTTACAACGCTGTGCGGTATTTTTTATTTTAGACAAAAACTCTTGGCTGCAGCGAGCTCAAATGCTATAAGTTATGAGAAATACGACAAGCACTACGCACTTATCACAAGCAATAAAGATTCACCGTTTTGGGAGTCAGTTTATGAAGAAGCTAAAATAGAAGCTAAAAAACATAATGCATATGTAGAATATATAGGTAAAAGTTTATCGGCGGCCTATGATATTCAGGTATTATTAAGGATAGCTATTGACAGCGCAGTAGATGGCATTATTATAGAAGCGAGTGAAAACCTAGAGGTAGCAGAACTTATTAACGAAGCAGTAGAAAAAGGTATTGTGGTTATTACCGTTTTAAAAGACAGCCCTAAGAGTGAGCGTCAGAGCTTTATAGGAATTAATAATTATAATCTAGGGCAGACCTATGGTCAGCAAGTTTTAAATATATGGGATGAGGATACCAGAAGAATTTTAGTACTAATGGATTCAAATAAACAAGATACAAATCAAAATGTCATTTATTCAAGTATTAAGGAGACTATTTTACAAGAAACTGATAAGAGTAAGCAACTGGATATTCGAACCGTGACTGTTAACAATGAAAACACTTTTAGTTCGGAAGAAGTTATACGGGATATCATTATGGATACAAATAATTTGCCTGATATTATCATTTGCCTTAACAGCATAGATACGAGATGTGCTTATCAAGCGGTAGTAGACCATAATAAAGTAGGGCAAATCAATATCCTTGGTTATTATAATTCAGAAGATATTTTAAAAGCTGTTCAAAAGGAGATTATCCACTCAACGATTTCGATTGATGCAAAACAGATGGGAGCTTTGTGTGTACAAGCTTTAGATGAGTATAAAACGACGGGGCGTGTCAGTAATTATCTGCCAGTTGATACACATCTAATTACGTTGAAAAATGTTAATAAATACTTGAAAAATGAAAACTAA
- a CDS encoding response regulator — MYKIMLADDEGIVIDSLKFIIEKNFEGICITDFAKTGRSVIELAERFRPDIVFMDIQMPGINGIEAMREIKRFSPSTVFIVLSAYDKFDYAKEAIHLGVLEYLNKPVNQKVIVEIIQKAMQIIDNEKEKRSYDLLVKEKLEIVVPSIEAGLIYAILFQEECPEDMVKYNELLGVKEQYGYLMVLEYGDTVEGTDLSNTVGASIKAQSFSYHLREIVKEYVAGVVGANMTNKTIVFIPCNQSQIDYNERMKIIENGRQMIRTLTQKIDVEFRLGIGDIKSQSRLVESYREAISAMRNSSGTVVHFKDLPLSCMYEENYPIETEQALFSNIRLGKLSEAKVEADTYFDWMIRNYSDCEMDIKLKVLELVLYGERKAYLSGGMTYTFTNRKDYLSTIIEMHTYEELKKWFVQKICEACTNVLTKKNEHSNQCIEKAKAYIKEHYKKDISLEEVSRKVDISLYYFSKLFKNVVGENFIDYLTRIRIEAAKALLYDEMSIKEVALEVGYRDSNYFSRLFKKCVGITPTEFKEGIVYDKKK; from the coding sequence GTGTACAAAATTATGTTAGCAGATGATGAAGGGATTGTTATTGATTCTTTAAAATTTATTATTGAAAAAAATTTTGAGGGTATTTGTATTACAGATTTTGCCAAAACAGGCCGTAGTGTTATTGAGCTTGCAGAAAGATTTAGACCTGATATTGTTTTTATGGATATTCAAATGCCTGGTATTAATGGCATTGAGGCGATGAGAGAGATTAAAAGATTTAGTCCATCTACTGTTTTTATTGTACTATCAGCCTATGACAAATTTGACTATGCAAAAGAAGCTATTCATTTAGGGGTGCTGGAGTACTTAAATAAACCTGTTAATCAAAAAGTTATTGTCGAGATTATACAAAAAGCTATGCAGATCATAGATAATGAAAAGGAAAAACGGAGTTATGATTTATTAGTAAAAGAGAAGCTGGAGATTGTGGTGCCCAGCATAGAAGCAGGTCTTATCTATGCTATTCTTTTTCAAGAAGAGTGTCCTGAGGACATGGTTAAGTATAATGAGCTCCTGGGGGTTAAGGAACAGTATGGGTATCTTATGGTGCTAGAATACGGAGATACTGTTGAAGGAACTGATTTGAGTAATACAGTAGGTGCAAGCATTAAGGCCCAATCGTTTTCCTACCATTTAAGAGAAATTGTTAAGGAATATGTGGCGGGGGTAGTAGGGGCAAATATGACTAACAAAACGATCGTTTTTATTCCTTGTAATCAGTCTCAAATAGATTATAATGAGCGTATGAAAATAATAGAAAATGGTAGGCAAATGATCCGCACACTTACACAAAAGATAGATGTGGAATTCCGCTTGGGGATTGGCGATATAAAAAGTCAGAGCAGGCTCGTAGAGTCCTATAGAGAAGCCATAAGCGCTATGAGGAATTCAAGCGGTACAGTGGTGCATTTTAAAGATTTGCCTTTAAGTTGTATGTATGAAGAGAACTACCCTATTGAGACAGAACAAGCTTTATTTAGTAATATTCGCTTAGGGAAACTCTCAGAAGCTAAAGTAGAAGCAGATACATATTTTGATTGGATGATAAGAAATTATTCAGATTGTGAAATGGATATTAAATTAAAAGTACTTGAGCTTGTTTTATACGGGGAGAGAAAAGCTTATTTAAGTGGCGGGATGACATATACCTTCACCAATCGAAAAGATTATTTAAGTACGATTATTGAGATGCATACTTATGAAGAACTTAAAAAATGGTTTGTACAAAAAATCTGTGAAGCCTGCACCAATGTTTTGACTAAAAAAAATGAACACTCCAATCAATGTATTGAAAAAGCTAAGGCGTATATTAAAGAACATTATAAAAAAGATATTTCATTAGAGGAGGTGTCACGCAAAGTAGATATTAGTCTTTATTATTTCAGTAAGCTTTTTAAAAACGTAGTAGGAGAAAATTTTATTGACTATCTCACACGCATTCGTATTGAGGCTGCTAAGGCGCTATTATATGATGAGATGAGCATCAAGGAAGTTGCACTAGAAGTAGGCTATAGGGATTCTAATTATTTTAGCCGCCTATTTAAAAAATGTGTAGGGATAACACCAACAGAATTCAAGGAGGGGATAGTGTATGATAAAAAGAAGTAG
- a CDS encoding sensor histidine kinase: MNRIINHLKYKWYTLTIRIKLVAVFMFTCLIICIVNIFMYVNINTMIGKINEVYISNVNLNELSDSLASIQRSMTDYLGTKGSEALREYYSSEQSYGKLLENLNTMITDSHMLLMEKNIKNMSEAYLVLTRETMQAKRARNVEKYKKNYDEASDLFTYINTYINSLNNEQFKDNSDNYKVLLISMGYLKIISTTILITAIILSIFLVYILTHSITRPLIQLAKTANEIGKGNFKINLVEVRSLDEIGVVSKAFNQMILSIEQYIDKIKINLETENMMKEKELIMASHLKDAQLKYLQAQINPHFLFNTLNAGAQLAMMEEADKTCLFIENMADFFRYNIKKINEDSTLEEEIRLVDNYIYILNVRFSGEIHFEKAVEESLLKVCVPSMILQPIVENAVNYGIRDVEWTGVIKLRVYQKDDYIYISIQDNGVGIKQSKIDEIMRGEIIEPDLSKNSNGIGLGNVIKRLKLYYNCEHVIEIKSHGKNQGTEVLICIPKMMQRG, translated from the coding sequence ATGAATAGGATTATAAATCATTTAAAGTATAAGTGGTATACTCTGACCATTCGCATTAAACTTGTGGCTGTTTTTATGTTTACATGTTTAATCATCTGTATCGTTAATATTTTTATGTACGTTAATATTAATACTATGATCGGCAAAATTAATGAAGTATACATAAGTAATGTTAATTTAAATGAGTTATCTGATTCATTAGCTTCTATCCAAAGGAGTATGACTGATTATCTCGGGACAAAAGGATCAGAGGCCCTAAGGGAGTACTACTCCTCAGAGCAGAGTTATGGGAAGCTGCTCGAAAATTTAAATACAATGATAACAGATAGCCATATGTTGCTTATGGAGAAAAATATTAAGAATATGTCTGAAGCCTACCTTGTTCTTACTAGAGAAACTATGCAGGCTAAACGGGCACGTAATGTCGAAAAGTATAAAAAAAATTATGATGAGGCTTCGGACTTGTTTACGTATATTAACACTTATATTAATAGTTTAAATAATGAACAGTTTAAGGATAACTCGGATAATTATAAAGTGCTTTTAATTTCTATGGGTTACCTCAAGATAATTAGTACAACTATCTTGATTACTGCAATTATATTGAGTATTTTCCTGGTATACATACTCACCCATAGTATTACTAGACCTTTAATTCAGCTAGCTAAGACTGCTAATGAGATAGGAAAAGGCAATTTTAAAATCAATTTAGTAGAAGTAAGATCATTAGATGAGATAGGTGTTGTATCTAAAGCTTTTAATCAAATGATTTTAAGTATTGAACAGTATATTGATAAAATCAAAATTAATTTAGAGACAGAAAACATGATGAAAGAAAAAGAACTTATTATGGCAAGTCATTTAAAAGATGCCCAGCTTAAATACTTGCAAGCTCAGATTAATCCCCATTTTTTATTTAATACTTTAAATGCAGGTGCGCAGCTGGCTATGATGGAAGAAGCTGATAAGACTTGCTTGTTTATTGAAAATATGGCTGACTTTTTTCGGTACAATATTAAGAAAATAAATGAAGATTCAACGTTAGAAGAAGAAATAAGACTCGTAGATAATTATATCTATATTTTAAATGTACGTTTTTCGGGGGAAATTCACTTTGAAAAAGCTGTAGAAGAAAGCCTGTTGAAAGTATGCGTACCCAGTATGATTTTACAGCCTATCGTAGAAAATGCAGTTAATTATGGTATTAGAGATGTGGAGTGGACAGGGGTTATTAAACTAAGGGTTTATCAAAAGGATGATTATATTTATATTAGTATTCAAGATAACGGCGTTGGGATTAAGCAAAGTAAAATTGATGAGATTATGAGAGGGGAAATTATTGAACCAGACCTGTCTAAAAACTCTAATGGTATTGGACTTGGGAACGTTATTAAAAGACTAAAGCTTTATTACAATTGTGAACATGTAATAGAAATTAAAAGCCATGGTAAAAATCAAGGAACAGAAGTTCTTATTTGTATTCCGAAAATGATGCAAAGGGGTTAG